A genomic window from Pecten maximus chromosome 2, xPecMax1.1, whole genome shotgun sequence includes:
- the LOC117322382 gene encoding methionine-R-sulfoxide reductase B2, mitochondrial-like, protein MSSSVKMLRSLCRIACTSRVLAKTAATPNSVKTILPPLQQVVRWASPSAQFDPEDPRTFSNKQWEERLTPEQYLVCREKNTEPPFTGAYTNKFEKGMYDCICCGAELFSSETKYDSGTGWPSFTAVYSKTSGDERSSNVLRRPDNSDSMIRTEVICKKCDSHLGHVFPDGPNNTERFCINSRSLWFRET, encoded by the exons atgtctTCCTCGGTGAAAATGTTGCGCAGTTTATGCCGTATAGCTTGCACGTCCAGGGTGCTTGCAAAGACAGCAGCAACTCCAAATTCAGTGAAAACGATTTTGCCACCGCTTCAGCAAGTCGTCAGAT GGGCGTCGCCATCAGCACAGTTTGATCCCGAGGACCCTAGAACATTTTCCAATAAACAATGGGAAGAACGTCTCACACCTGAGCAATACTTGGTATGCCgagaaaaaaatacagaacCG CCTTTCACTGGTGCCTATACAAATAAATTTGAGAAGGGGATGTATGACTGTATTTGCTGTGGAGCAGAATTGTTCAG CTCTGAAACAAAGTATGATTCCGGTACAGGATGGCCTTCATTTACAGCAGTATACAGCAAAACCTCCGGAGATGAGAGAAGCTCAAATGTCCTGAGAAGACCTGACAACAGTGACAGCATGATCAGGACAGAGGTCATCTGTAAAAAG TGTGATTCCCACCTTGGTCACGTTTTCCCAGATGGACCGAATAATACAGAAAGGTTCTGTATAAACAGCAGATCCCTGTGGTTTCGTGAGACCTAA